A genomic region of Miscanthus floridulus cultivar M001 chromosome 3, ASM1932011v1, whole genome shotgun sequence contains the following coding sequences:
- the LOC136545256 gene encoding uncharacterized protein, translated as MTLTREQYIQAIPSWCATHPDCWEYIVDTWLDGDWQKKHEEARDRHLQMLGVPHHQGSRSVSKYAKAYLDAHGGQPVGQLKAYALAHMGKATTDIEYDLDAPVQAYTNSSVHTHLSLYTEAARSVHGPGYDP; from the exons atgacgctgacaagggagcagtacatacag gcgattccaagctggtgcgccacccaccccgattgctgggaatatattgtggacacctgGTTAGATGGGGACTGGCAGAAGAAGCACGAGGAGGCCCGCGACAGGCATTTGCAGATgctaggtgtacctcaccatcagggtaGCCGCAGCGTGagcaaatatgcaaaggcatat TTGGATGCACACGGTGGCCAgccagttggtcaactcaaggcatatgctctggctcacatgggcaaggcgacgACCGACATCGAGTACGACCTAGATGCCCCGGTtcaggcgtacaccaactccagcgtccacacccaCCTCTCTTTGTAcacggaggcggcaaggtcagtccatgggccggGCTACGATCCATga